The following coding sequences lie in one Funiculus sociatus GB2-C1 genomic window:
- a CDS encoding GUN4 domain-containing protein has translation MGKAGADDWKTPLGFYEKAIAELERTREEFQTELQILRELQASHVNLKAEFQTEIQDLKSEIQNYQRQLETTKVELKSTKTELQTTNERFENLVTETQKIAEYAYVKSNEAETTANSANSEIESVKAGIEDGTIIAHKALMLQGKDDQHWMRFRELDSVNNHCFQVWKSNDDTWHKISGLGVDYRKLEQLLAAGKWQEADEETFKKMLEVAGRQKEGCLKNEDIDKFFCEDIRTIDQLWVKYSNGHFGLSVQIHIYKSLGGAIKYDSKIWQDFGDRIGWRANNQWLWYRYINFSTAAPAGHLPARIWDDWGGGGVGSFYSLASKLLSCNI, from the coding sequence ATGGGTAAAGCTGGTGCTGATGACTGGAAAACGCCGCTTGGGTTTTATGAAAAAGCGATCGCAGAACTAGAACGAACACGCGAAGAGTTTCAAACAGAACTACAAATATTGAGAGAGCTTCAGGCTTCTCACGTAAATCTGAAAGCAGAGTTTCAGACAGAAATACAAGACTTGAAAAGTGAGATTCAAAATTATCAGCGACAACTAGAAACTACTAAGGTAGAACTTAAGTCCACTAAAACAGAACTTCAGACTACTAATGAACGTTTTGAGAATTTAGTAACAGAAACCCAAAAAATAGCTGAATATGCTTACGTTAAATCTAACGAAGCTGAAACAACAGCTAATAGTGCTAATTCTGAAATCGAGTCTGTTAAAGCTGGTATTGAAGATGGAACAATTATTGCTCATAAGGCACTAATGCTACAAGGTAAAGACGACCAGCACTGGATGAGATTTCGCGAACTCGATAGTGTAAATAATCATTGCTTTCAAGTATGGAAAAGCAATGATGATACATGGCATAAAATTTCTGGATTAGGAGTAGATTATCGGAAACTTGAGCAGCTATTAGCAGCAGGAAAATGGCAAGAAGCAGATGAGGAAACTTTTAAGAAAATGTTGGAGGTAGCAGGGAGGCAAAAAGAAGGCTGTTTGAAAAACGAAGATATTGATAAATTCTTCTGTGAAGATATCCGCACCATTGACCAACTGTGGGTTAAATACAGTAATGGGCATTTTGGATTGAGCGTGCAAATTCACATTTATAAAAGCTTGGGAGGAGCAATAAAATACGATTCAAAAATTTGGCAGGATTTTGGCGATCGCATCGGCTGGCGTGCGAACAACCAGTGGCTTTGGTACAGATATATAAATTTTTCAACCGCAGCACCTGCTGGTCATCTCCCTGCAAGGATATGGGATGATTGGGGCGGAGGTGGGGTAGGTTCATTTTATTCTCTCGCCTCGAAACTTTTAAGTTGCAATATCT
- the ychF gene encoding redox-regulated ATPase YchF — MLRAGIVGLPNVGKSTLFNALVANAKAEAANFPFCTIEPNVGVVSVPDERLNALANISSSVQIVPTRVEFVDIAGLVKGASQGEGLGNQFLSHIREVDAIVHVVRCFENDDIIHVAGSVDPARDIDIINLELALADLSQVERRIERTRKAARTSKEGQIELAALEKLGALLNEGKPARRADLNEEEAEALKGLGLLTGKPIIYAANVSEDDLATGNEYVEQVRQIATQENAQVVIVSAQVEAELVELPEEDKAEFLGSLGVEEGGLKSLIRATYELLGLRTYFTTGPKESRAWTITAGMTAPQAAGVIHSDFERGFIRAETVAYEDLVATGSMNAAKEKGLVRSEGKEYIVKEGDVMLFRFNV; from the coding sequence ATGCTAAGAGCCGGAATTGTCGGACTTCCCAACGTCGGAAAATCAACCTTATTCAACGCCCTGGTTGCCAACGCCAAGGCAGAAGCTGCCAATTTCCCTTTTTGCACTATCGAACCCAATGTCGGTGTCGTTTCTGTGCCAGATGAAAGGTTAAACGCCCTGGCTAATATTTCCAGCTCGGTGCAAATTGTACCGACGCGGGTTGAATTTGTCGATATTGCTGGTTTAGTGAAAGGCGCTAGTCAGGGGGAAGGACTGGGTAATCAATTTTTATCCCACATTCGAGAAGTTGATGCCATAGTTCATGTGGTGCGCTGTTTCGAGAATGATGACATTATCCACGTTGCCGGCTCTGTTGACCCAGCGCGAGATATTGACATCATCAATTTGGAGTTAGCTTTAGCAGATTTATCTCAAGTTGAGCGACGAATTGAGCGCACCCGCAAAGCTGCCCGTACCAGCAAAGAAGGACAAATTGAACTTGCTGCTTTAGAAAAATTGGGCGCTTTATTAAATGAGGGCAAACCAGCGCGGCGGGCTGACTTAAATGAAGAAGAAGCTGAAGCGCTCAAAGGATTAGGACTGCTCACAGGCAAACCAATTATTTATGCTGCAAATGTGTCTGAGGATGACTTAGCCACTGGTAATGAATATGTGGAGCAAGTGCGGCAAATTGCGACCCAAGAAAATGCCCAAGTCGTAATTGTTTCTGCCCAAGTGGAAGCGGAATTAGTCGAATTACCAGAAGAAGATAAAGCTGAATTTCTGGGATCTCTTGGCGTTGAAGAAGGCGGATTGAAATCTCTAATTCGCGCCACTTACGAACTTTTGGGCTTGCGTACTTACTTTACCACTGGCCCGAAAGAAAGCCGCGCCTGGACAATTACAGCGGGAATGACAGCGCCTCAAGCAGCAGGTGTGATTCACTCGGATTTTGAGCGCGGTTTTATCCGGGCGGAGACTGTCGCCTATGAAGATTTAGTTGCAACTGGTTCGATGAATGCTGCGAAGGAAAAAGGCTTAGTTCGCAGTGAAGGTAAAGAATATATTGTCAAGGAAGGCGATGTGATGCTGTTCCGTTTTAATGTCTAG
- a CDS encoding LmeA family phospholipid-binding protein — translation MPLITKQQSRIISSVLSPACRAWLRSQVSAIGDLSVKISGGDRQILSGYIPKVAISASRAIYQGLHLSEIHLVGENIRINLGQVLKGKPLRLLEPIPVSGELLLEEADLKASLDAPLLATALNDLLGTLLLAAFHLHPADILEDKQINWQQITIEPECLTLSGTLTDATNYTTPFVLRTDLQLASPHELLLVNPCIEIQQKLVQAEEGFKIDLGKEVDIQELTLSQGRLVCRGGITVIP, via the coding sequence ATGCCATTGATTACTAAGCAGCAAAGCCGGATTATTAGCTCTGTGTTGTCCCCGGCTTGCCGGGCGTGGTTGCGATCGCAAGTATCTGCGATTGGTGATCTGAGCGTCAAAATCTCCGGGGGCGATCGCCAAATCCTCTCTGGTTATATTCCCAAAGTAGCGATCTCTGCCAGCCGTGCCATCTATCAAGGGCTGCATCTGTCTGAAATTCACCTAGTCGGAGAAAACATTCGCATCAATCTGGGTCAAGTTCTCAAAGGAAAGCCCTTGCGCCTTCTCGAACCAATCCCAGTTTCCGGTGAACTTTTGTTAGAAGAAGCAGACCTGAAAGCTTCTCTTGATGCACCCTTATTAGCCACGGCTTTAAATGATTTACTGGGGACACTGCTCTTGGCGGCTTTTCATCTGCACCCAGCTGACATCTTAGAAGACAAGCAAATCAATTGGCAACAAATTACTATTGAGCCTGAGTGTCTGACTCTCAGTGGTACCCTGACAGACGCTACTAATTACACCACGCCTTTCGTGCTTCGTACCGATCTCCAGTTAGCCAGCCCCCATGAACTGTTACTGGTTAACCCTTGTATCGAGATCCAGCAAAAATTGGTGCAAGCGGAGGAAGGATTCAAAATAGATTTGGGCAAAGAAGTCGATATTCAGGAATTAACTTTGAGTCAAGGTCGGCTAGTTTGTCGCGGCGGCATTACTGTAATTCCTTAA
- a CDS encoding pseudouridine synthase, translating into MAERLQKILSQRGIASRRQAEKMIVEGRVRLNGTVVHLGQTANPEQDRIEVDGIIVPPSRPGMLYFLLYKPAGVVSTCRDPQNRRTVLDLLPLHLREGKGLHPVGRLDADSTGALLLTNDGEMTLRLTHPRYHLPKTYQVWIQGHPPESVLDNWRQGVILSGQKTLPAPVRVLEKRDSQTLLEVVLTEGRNRQIRRIAEQLGYPVIHLHRIAIGPIHLERKAKSMFPGTYRLLEDFEIAFLKNQVNLTSIEVPADIKERRV; encoded by the coding sequence ATGGCCGAAAGGCTACAAAAAATTCTTTCCCAAAGGGGTATTGCCTCACGCCGCCAAGCAGAGAAAATGATTGTCGAAGGGCGCGTGCGGCTTAATGGTACTGTGGTTCATCTGGGGCAAACAGCGAATCCAGAACAAGACCGCATCGAAGTAGATGGCATTATAGTTCCCCCCAGTCGTCCTGGGATGCTGTATTTTCTACTTTACAAACCCGCCGGGGTCGTTTCTACTTGCCGCGATCCCCAAAATCGCCGCACCGTTCTCGATTTATTGCCTCTGCACCTGCGAGAAGGTAAAGGTCTACACCCTGTAGGACGCTTAGATGCTGACTCTACAGGAGCATTGCTGCTCACCAATGACGGTGAAATGACGCTGCGTCTGACCCATCCTCGCTATCACCTGCCGAAAACATATCAGGTTTGGATTCAGGGTCATCCTCCAGAGAGCGTACTTGACAACTGGCGTCAGGGTGTTATTCTGTCTGGGCAAAAGACTTTACCCGCACCTGTTCGGGTACTGGAAAAGCGGGATTCTCAAACCCTGCTGGAAGTCGTTCTGACAGAGGGGAGAAACCGCCAGATTCGACGTATTGCCGAGCAACTAGGCTATCCTGTCATCCATCTCCATCGCATCGCGATAGGTCCGATTCATTTAGAACGGAAAGCAAAGTCAATGTTCCCCGGTACTTATCGTCTTTTAGAAGATTTTGAAATTGCTTTTCTCAAAAACCAAGTCAACTTAACATCAATAGAAGTGCCAGCAGACATCAAGGAGCGCCGTGTATGA
- a CDS encoding aminotransferase class I/II-fold pyridoxal phosphate-dependent enzyme, which translates to MDFVPGSQITTPLVDAIQECATKHHAPFYTPGHKRGQGISQPLADLLGSAVFPADLAELPELDNLFAPEGVIQKAQELAAEAFGAERTWFLVNGSTCGVMAAILATCNPGNKIILPRNIHQSAIHGLIVSGAIPIFLNPEYDPDSDIAHSITPVAVAAALKQHPDVKAVMMVYPTYYGACGDVKAIAQVSHQHGIPLLVDEAHGAHFAFHPDLPPSALSAGADLSVQSTHKVLGALTQASMLHVQGNLVDSDRVSIALQLLQSSSPSYLLLASLDGARQQMAVHGKQLMARTLELANQARTKISQIPGLSVLESSNTPGFVALDTTRLTVSVSGLGVTGFEADEILHDKLGVTSELASLQHLTFILSLGNTQADIDGLVCALQTLAEKHPQTTFANPYLDVFTRWKAEYLQIHPSSFIIHPYLSPREAFFSQTETLPVEKAVERISAEIICPYPPGIPVLMPGEAIAPAALDYLQQIVTLGGSITGCTDSSLKTLKVVRK; encoded by the coding sequence ATGGATTTTGTACCAGGGTCTCAAATAACCACGCCATTAGTGGATGCTATTCAGGAGTGCGCTACTAAGCATCATGCTCCCTTTTACACGCCGGGACACAAGCGGGGACAAGGCATTTCCCAGCCCTTGGCAGATTTATTAGGTTCAGCCGTGTTTCCCGCAGATTTGGCAGAATTGCCAGAATTAGATAATTTGTTTGCTCCAGAAGGCGTTATCCAAAAAGCCCAAGAACTCGCGGCGGAGGCCTTTGGCGCAGAACGTACCTGGTTTTTGGTAAATGGTTCCACTTGTGGGGTGATGGCGGCAATTTTAGCCACCTGTAACCCTGGGAACAAGATTATCCTGCCTCGGAATATCCATCAATCGGCTATCCACGGCTTAATCGTTTCGGGTGCGATCCCAATTTTCCTGAATCCAGAATACGACCCAGATTCCGATATCGCTCACAGTATCACCCCTGTGGCAGTTGCAGCCGCCTTGAAGCAGCATCCAGACGTTAAGGCGGTGATGATGGTCTATCCGACTTATTATGGCGCTTGCGGGGATGTGAAAGCGATCGCGCAAGTGTCCCATCAGCACGGTATTCCCCTATTGGTAGACGAAGCCCACGGCGCTCATTTTGCCTTTCACCCAGATTTGCCGCCCTCAGCCTTATCAGCCGGGGCAGATTTAAGCGTTCAATCGACTCACAAGGTACTGGGGGCGCTAACTCAAGCATCCATGCTGCACGTTCAGGGAAACTTAGTAGATAGCGATCGCGTAAGCATTGCCTTACAACTTTTGCAGTCTAGCAGCCCTAGCTATCTACTCCTAGCTTCCCTCGACGGGGCAAGGCAGCAAATGGCAGTACACGGAAAACAGCTGATGGCGAGAACCTTGGAACTGGCTAATCAGGCAAGAACCAAAATTAGCCAAATTCCCGGATTATCCGTTTTAGAATCCTCAAATACCCCCGGTTTTGTTGCCCTAGATACAACGCGGTTGACTGTCAGCGTTTCTGGTTTAGGCGTGACTGGATTTGAAGCTGATGAAATTCTCCATGACAAGCTAGGCGTTACCTCTGAGTTGGCATCCCTGCAACATCTAACCTTTATTCTCAGTTTGGGGAACACCCAGGCAGATATAGACGGTTTGGTGTGCGCCCTCCAAACTTTAGCCGAGAAACACCCACAAACTACCTTTGCCAACCCATATCTGGATGTATTCACCAGATGGAAAGCAGAATACCTGCAAATTCATCCCTCATCCTTTATCATTCATCCTTACCTCTCCCCCCGCGAAGCCTTCTTCTCCCAAACAGAAACCCTTCCCGTGGAAAAGGCTGTAGAACGCATCAGTGCAGAGATAATCTGCCCGTATCCCCCTGGAATCCCCGTTTTGATGCCTGGAGAAGCGATCGCCCCCGCAGCTTTGGACTACCTGCAACAAATTGTTACTTTAGGTGGAAGCATTACAGGTTGTACCGATTCCAGTCTCAAAACACTAAAGGTTGTGCGAAAGTAG
- the cbiT gene encoding precorrin-6Y C5,15-methyltransferase subunit CbiT: MPSPIWPYVTPGIPDDLFERLPGIPLSKREVRLLLLSLLRLKQDSVLWDIGAGTGTIPVETGLLCPKGKIVAIERDEEVANLIRRNCDRFGVRNVEIIEGSAPECLKNLPVPPHRVCIEGGQPIKDILKVVWQYLQPEGRVVATAANLESLYAISEGFAELQARNIEVVQSAVNRLETRGVHQTFAAVDPIFILSGEKLD, from the coding sequence ATGCCCTCTCCAATCTGGCCTTATGTTACTCCTGGTATCCCCGATGACCTGTTCGAGAGGTTGCCGGGGATACCCCTGAGTAAACGAGAGGTGCGGTTGCTTTTGTTGTCCCTCCTCAGACTTAAACAAGATTCTGTGTTGTGGGATATTGGTGCAGGCACCGGAACGATCCCTGTGGAAACTGGTTTGCTGTGTCCTAAAGGTAAAATTGTGGCAATAGAAAGAGATGAGGAAGTGGCGAATTTGATTCGTCGCAACTGCGATCGCTTCGGAGTCCGCAATGTGGAAATTATCGAAGGTAGCGCCCCAGAGTGTCTAAAAAATTTACCTGTTCCACCCCACCGGGTTTGCATTGAGGGCGGACAACCGATCAAAGACATCCTGAAAGTAGTCTGGCAATACTTGCAACCCGAAGGCAGAGTAGTTGCCACAGCTGCTAATCTAGAAAGTCTCTATGCCATCTCCGAAGGTTTCGCAGAGTTACAAGCCCGGAATATCGAGGTAGTTCAGTCGGCTGTTAACCGTCTGGAAACGCGAGGGGTTCATCAAACCTTTGCCGCAGTCGATCCGATTTTTATTCTCAGTGGGGAAAAGTTGGATTGA
- a CDS encoding phosphatidate cytidylyltransferase: MPWSRIFSGIVAIALALSMLIFGGWFFTAGLCIIIYLGQLEYFQLTRAKGIAPAAKTTLVVSQVLLLTAALAPDLTDAMFSLAGTLICFYLLFQPKLATIADISASILGLFYGGYLPSYWVRLRVGLAPAIANAEPFNGSLSADWHQISSLPLGLTATLLAFGCIWAADIGAYIFGKFFGRTRLSDISPKKTVEGAVFGVIGSVAVAVAGAWYLEWPVWQLSGFALGLLIGIASLLGDLTESMMKRDAGVKDSGQLIPGHGGILDRADSYVFTAPLVYYFVTLLLPVLEK, encoded by the coding sequence ATGCCTTGGTCTCGAATTTTTAGTGGAATAGTAGCGATCGCCTTGGCCCTCTCCATGCTGATCTTTGGAGGATGGTTCTTTACAGCTGGTCTGTGTATCATCATTTATCTCGGTCAGTTAGAGTATTTTCAGTTAACGCGAGCCAAAGGCATTGCCCCAGCCGCCAAAACCACATTGGTAGTAAGTCAGGTTTTGTTACTCACAGCCGCACTCGCACCGGATCTGACAGATGCCATGTTTTCCCTAGCAGGAACCTTAATTTGTTTTTACCTGCTATTTCAGCCCAAACTTGCCACAATTGCCGATATTTCCGCCTCAATTTTAGGTTTATTCTACGGCGGCTATCTGCCCAGCTACTGGGTGCGGCTGCGCGTTGGACTCGCCCCCGCGATCGCCAACGCCGAACCCTTCAATGGCTCCCTGAGCGCTGACTGGCACCAAATCAGCAGTCTCCCCCTAGGCTTAACAGCAACGCTACTGGCATTTGGCTGCATTTGGGCAGCTGATATTGGTGCTTACATCTTCGGCAAGTTCTTTGGTCGCACCCGCCTCTCCGACATTAGCCCGAAAAAAACTGTCGAAGGTGCTGTTTTTGGAGTAATCGGCAGCGTAGCAGTGGCGGTAGCTGGGGCTTGGTATCTTGAGTGGCCCGTTTGGCAGCTGAGTGGTTTCGCCTTGGGGCTGCTGATTGGTATTGCCAGCCTACTAGGAGACTTAACTGAGTCGATGATGAAGCGAGATGCTGGCGTAAAGGACTCCGGGCAACTAATTCCCGGTCACGGCGGCATTTTAGATCGGGCTGATAGTTACGTTTTCACCGCGCCTTTGGTTTACTATTTCGTCACCCTGTTGTTACCTGTTCTAGAGAAGTAG